Below is a window of Anas platyrhynchos isolate ZD024472 breed Pekin duck chromosome 13, IASCAAS_PekinDuck_T2T, whole genome shotgun sequence DNA.
GAAAAAGGATCACCTCGGGGTATCCAACAAGaagaacagttttaatttttttttttttttttaatataccatAGGACTACGCAGTTCAACTGTCAATCATCTCGGAGAGTTCAAGGAGGAGCTCATCGTCGTCCTTCCCTAGGTCTAAGTCGCTTTCGGCTTCCAGTCTGCCTCCTGAGATTTCCCAAAGTAGCTGCTCCAAATCGTCATCCACAGATAAGGGCGCGTTCCCTGTGGAACTCAGTCGGCGTGTCCGTGCCTCTTctagctgggaagaagctgaggTCGAGGTCTCGAGATCGATCTCCATCTGCTCCTCTAATCTTGCCGGGCTTCCGAGACGCACTTCAGTTCTTGGGAGAGCAAGAAAGAACAATCAGGATATGCCATTTCTTAACGGGAAATCCCTTTTCTGCAAACCGGCTCTTAAAACTGTAGGCAAGCCCTCCTACGCTTCAATCTTACACAGGGATTGTTATCAATCAacccagggctacatttagagCCCGATGTGTTACCAGGTACATTTTTCAGTCTGGGGCTTTATCTGTGAAGCCAGGGCACCTGGAGTTGAGGTGGCATTCTTGAGGACCAAAAGGCAGAGGACACTACTGCTCATCTATCACCTCACGAGGAAGTAGAACTTCACGTCCTCCTCGTTCAGGTATTCAGACAACCCAAGAAGtcactggaaagctgtgctgacttgcagcatttaaagaaagcctAATTAAGCAATCCTGCTAGCTGCTAGAAAGTGGTTTCAGGTGACTTATTCCTTTGATGGATTTGGGCTTTAATGATCTCAGAACCCTCCTTTTTTCCCACATGTGACAGAACTTATGTTTCCCTGGGGATATACACtgattaagaaaaagaacaagttgGGGTTGTCACCTGTTTGGGGCATTTTCTTCAAGTCTGATGGCTGGGATGTGCTCCGGCACGTCTGAAACACcctagaaagcagcaaaacagtatttatgaCACATGGGTAAAAGATTCCTTAATAGCTTTTTCCTCCacactgcttctcctctggcATTGCGGAGCCGTGgccaaaatacaaaaccaaggtGCTCCTGAAGAAAGTTCACATTCACCTGGAGGTTACTCATGATCTTGTGTCTTTTAAGAACATGGCATTCATGGACAAAATCCCCCCCACCAGAgaaatcacagcatcacagtACCGGTTAAAGAGTGCCATTCAGCTCATAAATACAGAAGGGTTCTACAAGCATCCTGTAGACAGCTACTGGAtttcaaaggaaacagaaggccTGCAGAACGTTTGacttttccaccttttctccTAGAGGAGGGTAGGGTTTTAACAAGGGATCCATCTCTGCATTAGCCCCTGGCCTTACCATGGCTGCTTTTTTGGCTGGAGGTCCCATCATGTCAGCATCCAAGGCACTCCGGAGTTCCACAGCTGCTATGGCAGAGGGATAACTCCCAGGTGCCTTACGTTTCAGTGCCTTCTTCTTGGGGAAAGTGACTTTCCCACCCGAAGGCTTCGCAGATGTCATCAAGTTGGCTAGagtaaaaggaagagagaactgATACAGTCTtgctctgcctcaggaaaaaTCCAGGTTCTCTTCATCATTTCCACAGTCCTTCTACACAGTTAAATGCATTTGGCCAGCAGAATTGCACCGCCATTGCCTGGATTCTCAGGAATGTTTTCCACATAGCAAACTCTGTCTACCAACAATCCATACAAAGGAACCAAGAAACCGAATAGCTACAGTAAATAAGAATCCAGGACAAGGGAAACCTCAGACACATAGCAATCCTAAGTGCAAGCTACGTTCACAAATATAGACAGCTTTTATATTTCAAGTCCTGCTCCctctaggaaaggaaaaagcagcagttagGGTAGGACAAGAGTGTATGCAACTGTTGTACCAGCTTCCTCTCCCTTGCAGTGATGTCCCACAGTTAAGTTGTTCTACAAAGTCCAAATTTGTAGTGTCATTTTCTACTCTCCCGTTCCTTACCTAACATCTGgctggcaggaaaagaaacaaactaagaaaaagaaagtccaCACTTCGCTTCGTAGCATTGCGTGGCAAAATGCACCCAGCCAGAGTTACAGCATGAGAATTGTCATcttctgtctgtatttcagaagacaaCCTAAGGAACTCTTAACCTTCAACACTTACTTTTAGCTTCCCGGCCCTGAAATTGAGCTGCCACTTTCCCTGCTGGTTCGGTATGAAAGAAGCCAGCAGCAGATTTGACAGCAGCTTCCTCCTTCCCAAGCTTCTCTTGTTGTTCTCTCTGTTGCCACTTCTCCCACCGGCTCTCTTcaaagctcttctctggacatttAAGACTTCCACTCTGCTGAGTGggctagaaggaaagaaaagcagtgcatgaataggaccaaaaaaaaaatccgtggAGATTTCGTTAAGAAAATCTGATCagcaatccctccaaaatggtCTTGATGTGGAACAGCATATTAATATCGTTCAGgttactgttgtgttttttttttttttccctaaaattctGCCTGTAACAAGAGCCATGCTTTACTATGGACACAGTCTCACGTATCTGCAATATCCACTATGGCAAGCTTCTTTAAACAGCTAGGGTGTTCTGCTGTACATCTATTTATCACATTCTTTTTAAGCAGCAGAAAGTCATACAAGTTCCCCTAGACAGTTTCCACTGACAGATTGATTTCCTTGAACATAGAACTCTGGCCTTCTGTATTAAATCCTTCATGTCTGACAGATCAAGtcagtaagaacaaaaagaattccCTCCACGTTAACTGTGTAGATTTCAGCTGGTGCTAACagggtttctttgttgctgTGGTATAAACAGACTGATTCCAAGTTTGAGGAGTACAGAGTtgtctggaaatgctgctggcgATAGGATTTAGACTGCACTGCAGCTCCTACCAGGTGCTGAAGGGTAAGAACACGCTCAAGAGGGTGGCACACGGTGAGTAACCAAACTTGTCAGAATGATCAGAAATTGTACGAATGGATGTGCGTCTTCACAGAGGACTCACCTGTACATCAGGCACAGAGGAAAGTTTAGGAAAAGGCCGGTTCAATTccactgccttcttttctttttttaaagcacctgaaaaagaagagaaaaaaaagtttggtcaacggcagaaataaagaaagctgggtacttgtttcctttgtgcatttatttccttgtgccccatgagagagagagagaaaggctaCAATGTGCAATCCATTCAGCAATTATCCATGAAGCAGATCCTGAGCAAACTGAACTTGCTCAAGATGGGAAGCACCTCACTGGGGCAGCCATTAAAGCATCTGTTTATGGAGCACCTGTTAGTTTTGTGCTCCATAAagatttctgctctgctggggcaggtcCGGgttgtgctgagggagctgcacgAGCAGGTCTTGCCCCTGCGCTGGAAGCTTCAGTTTTACCATGCCCTTCAGCCTCGGCTTTGGCTTGAGTTTCGCGTCTCTGAAGAGCTTTCTCACGACGGATTTCCTCCAGTGTTTTCACATGGATCTCTCCCATCGGCTTAGCAGCCTTCCCTGTCATCATCAAGAAATGAGGAGAAGCACCAACATTTAAAGAGAGTCCAGCAATAGTTTCAGTCTCCAACATTTGTCAGAGCACTAAGGAAAACTAATCTTGAGTGTTCCCAATAATGCATCTTAGAACAATATCCTTAGAATGacattctcctcctcctctgagccacttgtattttgaagaccAGCCCTATCCAGAGAGAACTgctacacagaaatgctgctttactttagtactttttcagactgcatttcaaattcctgctcctggcagtgGTTCTGTTCTAATTGTACGGAACGGTTCACAGAAGCAGCCAAAAACCTTGACAAGGCAcaagtagaaaagaaacacacacctAGAGCCAGATTTCTGATAGTGGCTGTCAGAAGAGCTTCAGCACTCAAGCAAGAGGCAtcagttctttgttttcatttcaattaGTTTTTAGGGATGGATGAAAGCAGTCCAAGTtcatggaaaggaaggaggagaaagcatatttaatatcTAGCTGTTACCTCTCTCAGTACTGGTCTGTTTCGGAGGTAATCCCAGCCTGTCCTTCAGAGACTTGGCAACttgaactgcaaaacagaaaaagaacgaATTAGGGAGGCTGCAGAATGTCAACTTCAGGTTCACATTGCAAAACAAGACAGGAAAGGGAACTTTGAATCCCAGTGATTACCACCTCAGCCAACATGCAAAAAGAAGCATCACTGGAAaaggacaaacagaaagactAAATACAAAACCCAGGAATCCAATCCAGATGCCCGTTTAGTACCTGGATCTCTCTTGGGTGCTTTGTCAGCATTTCCCGGAGCCTCTACCTTCTTCCCCAGCCTTTCAGCAAGGCGGCGCTTCACTGGAAGGGTGCTTACATcatcttcagagaaaacaaggaatatTCTAAGAACTTTTCTTTGCAGGAAGCTTTGAGAACAGTCAACAACAAGCTTCTATTTTTCAAgcatattttcatagaattgcCTTTCAGctgataaatgatttttttttttttttgaccatttCTGCAGTCAACACAGATCTCCACTGCAACGTATTTTCCTTTCATACATCAAAAATACTCTTTAATGCAGTCATATATAGAAGGCAGCACCTACGTAACAGCTCATAAAAAGTTCTTACCCGCGGAGGCTTTCCGTTTTCCTTGTCTAGCAGCAAGATCTAGTCGAACCACAGGTTCCTCCCCTAAAACaaaagggattttctttttctatttcacagaAACCAGTAGCCAACAGAAGTATTATCCTGTTAGCCCATCTCCAACATGTCAGACACTGTTTTGACAGCTAAACCACATAAACTCATATTTTAACTATAAttaacataggaaaaaaatattaatagtctCAGTGCTTGCTTCAAATTCCAGCTGAGATAGTAGAGAGTGAATCTGAGTCTGCCTGACAGCTATACTTTGTGCAGAACAAAGCTGCATAAGCAAGCAGAATATTATTAGGTACACATGCTGACAAATAGTCCTTTCGAAGGTGAATGTCTACGAGTAAAAGTACTTCcacacttttttccctttcaaaggcaTTTGCACAGCTCTAAACAATTTATACACAAACTCCTGTCATACTGTGTCCACACCTGCCACTGGCAGCCTCTTTAATGCCTCCGAAATTGCTTCTTATATAGCACTGTCTTCTAcagctctttcttctccttactcttctgtttttcaggtaCCCCCCTATTTGCATACTGacacttttcttttctcctgccacTGCACTTAACCTGAGCACCAAATCTTGCCAGTACAACCAGGGACTTTAAGCATAAAAGCACGTTTTGAACAGAAGGCAGCACCAGAAGGCTAACATGGgtgaattgttttaattattgcttaACCCTCCAGTTTAGGAGTaaggaaatcaaaacaaaagcattcacTATTACCTTTCCTGGAAGACAGTGTCACAGTTCTCACCACTGTCTGGACGTTTTCCTTTTCtagagcaggaaaaaatcatagaatcaatgGGACGAAGAGAAGATCTTGAAGAACCTTCTGTTCAGAGCAACCAAAACATAAGGAAGTTTACCCGACATAAAAAACTATcgcaaagaacaaaaaactttaaattatttgttactgtccaaaatacagcaagcaGAGCATGTAAATAAGAGAGGTGACTAATTTGCCTCTGGTTGCCCTTTGAACTCCCATTTAGAATACC
It encodes the following:
- the LOC140003575 gene encoding zinc finger CCCH domain-containing protein 11A-like — encoded protein: MGEIHVKTLEEIRREKALQRRETQAKAEAEGHGKTEASSAGARPARAAPSAQPGPAPAEQKSLWSTKLTGALKKEKKAVELNRPFPKLSSVPDVQPTQQSGSLKCPEKSFEESRWEKWQQREQQEKLGKEEAAVKSAAGFFHTEPAGKVAAQFQGREAKTNLMTSAKPSGGKVTFPKKKALKRKAPGSYPSAIAAVELRSALDADMMGPPAKKAAMGVSDVPEHIPAIRLEENAPNRTEVRLGSPARLEEQMEIDLETSTSASSQLEEARTRRLSSTGNAPLSVDDDLEQLLWEISGGRLEAESDLDLGKDDDELLLELSEMIDS